From Brevundimonas vesicularis:
GGCCCTATGTGCGATCGATCATCGAACGCTTCCGCGGCCAGACCGTCGTGATGAGCCAGAACGAGATCCATCCCAAGGCGCGCTTGCGGACCCTGGGCCAGGTCTGATCCCGTCGACTTGGCAGTTTGACGTTTGACGCGGCGACGCACCCCGCTAAAGCTCCGCCGTCATGAGTCCGAACCCCCGATCCCAATGGTCGCGCCTGCGCGACTTCATGCGTACGCCGTCGTTGGCTCGGTCCATATCGGCCATGCTGATCTTGGCGTTCGGGCTGCTGATCGTGGTCAATGCGACAACCTTCGTAATGATCCAGCGCACCATCGCGTTGAACGAAACCATCGAACACGCTCAGCAGATGCGCCGCGCCGCACGCACGGTTCTGATTGCGAGCCTGAACGCCGAGACCTCGCAACGCGGTTTTCTGCTGACGGGAAGAAGCGACTTTCTACAGCCCTACCGCGACGCCAGGGCCGACATGGAGCCTGCGCTGGCGTTTTTGGATGAGGGCGCGGCCCTCGATCCGACGCTGAAAGCCACCGTCGAACCCATCCACCGTCTAGGCGACAAGAAATGGGACGAGATGGAAAACACCGTCACCTTGGCGCGCCAGGGTCGAATCGGACAGTCGATCCAGGCTGTGCGGTCGGGCGAGGGCAAGCAATATATGGACGAGCTCCGAGCCGCCATTGAGAAGTTCGACAAGCTGAAGTCCGATCGGATCGACAGCCGACGCCGGGCGTCGGAAGTGTTTGGCCTCCTGACCGTCACGATGAACGCCATCGCGGGTCTTCTGGTCATCGTCCTTGCGCTGCTGTCAGCATGGCTGGTGCGGCGTTACGTGTCCGAAATCCAATCGGCCCGCGCGACCCTCGACGCCGCCAACGCCAGCCTGGAGGATAAGGTCCGCGAACGCACCGGCGACCTGATGCGCGCCAACGAGGAGATTCAGCGCTTCGCCTATATCGTCAGCCACGACCTGCGCGCGCCGTTGGTCAACGTGATGGGCTACACCTCCGAACTGGAGCAGGCGGGCAAGATCGTCGACAAGGCGATCCACGAGGCGGAAAAGACGCGCGTCGTCGATCCCGAGATCGTCACCGCCGTGCGAGAGGAAATGCCCGAGGCAATCGGCTTTATCCGCGCCTCGACCGAGAAGATGGACCGGCTGATCAACGCCATCCTGAAGCTGTCGCGCGAAGGTCGTCGCAACCTGCTTCCAGAGCCGCTGGACATGACGGCGATGGCGCAGAACATCGCCAACAGCGTCCATCACCAGACCGAAACCTCGGGGGCGCGCATCGAGGTGCAGTCGCTGCCCGAGATCGAGAGCGACCGCATTTCGATGGAGCAGATCATCGGCAATCTGATCGACAACGCCGTCAAATATCTGGATCACGACCGGCCGGGCGAAATCGTCGTGTCAGGCGAAGACGTACCCGGCGGCTGGGTCGTCTACCGGGTCGCCGACAATGGGCGAGGCATCGCCCCACGCGACCATGAGCGAATCTTCGAACTGTTCCGGCGCTCCGGAAGACAGGATCGTTCTGGCGAGGGGTTGGGCCTGGCATTTGTGC
This genomic window contains:
- a CDS encoding sensor histidine kinase, whose translation is MLILAFGLLIVVNATTFVMIQRTIALNETIEHAQQMRRAARTVLIASLNAETSQRGFLLTGRSDFLQPYRDARADMEPALAFLDEGAALDPTLKATVEPIHRLGDKKWDEMENTVTLARQGRIGQSIQAVRSGEGKQYMDELRAAIEKFDKLKSDRIDSRRRASEVFGLLTVTMNAIAGLLVIVLALLSAWLVRRYVSEIQSARATLDAANASLEDKVRERTGDLMRANEEIQRFAYIVSHDLRAPLVNVMGYTSELEQAGKIVDKAIHEAEKTRVVDPEIVTAVREEMPEAIGFIRASTEKMDRLINAILKLSREGRRNLLPEPLDMTAMAQNIANSVHHQTETSGARIEVQSLPEIESDRISMEQIIGNLIDNAVKYLDHDRPGEIVVSGEDVPGGWVVYRVADNGRGIAPRDHERIFELFRRSGRQDRSGEGLGLAFVRNSVRRLGGTIDVESELGKGSTFLLKFPKRLILSEPGGAL